From Proteiniborus sp. MB09-C3, the proteins below share one genomic window:
- a CDS encoding uracil-DNA glycosylase produces the protein MKNERLTQLNIKITNKFYDKELVLGNGKIDSIVMMVGEAPGAREVEQKKPFVGSAGKYLNEFLSILELEREKLYITNTVKFRPTKEGKRPGTKTNRTPNKNEIEEFKDFLFEEIDIIMPKIIVTLGNIPLKTISNDETITIGNTHGSPIRTRIKENEYTVFPLYHPAAVIYKRELKDIYIDDLKRLGELLKNI, from the coding sequence TTGAAGAATGAGAGATTAACACAATTAAACATTAAAATTACAAATAAATTTTATGATAAAGAATTAGTGCTTGGAAATGGTAAAATTGATAGTATTGTAATGATGGTAGGTGAAGCACCAGGGGCTAGGGAGGTAGAGCAGAAAAAGCCCTTTGTAGGCTCGGCAGGAAAATATCTAAATGAGTTTTTATCAATTCTTGAATTAGAAAGAGAAAAGCTTTACATTACAAATACGGTAAAATTTAGACCAACTAAAGAAGGTAAAAGACCTGGGACCAAAACAAATAGGACACCAAACAAGAATGAAATAGAAGAGTTTAAAGACTTCTTGTTTGAAGAAATAGATATTATTATGCCTAAAATAATTGTTACATTGGGAAATATTCCATTAAAAACAATATCAAATGACGAAACAATAACAATAGGTAATACTCACGGAAGTCCAATACGTACTAGAATAAAAGAAAATGAATATACTGTTTTTCCATTATACCATCCAGCAGCAGTAATATACAAAAGAGAGTTAAAGGATATATATATAGATGACTTGAAACGACTAGGAGAATTATTGAAAAACATTTAA
- a CDS encoding SigB/SigF/SigG family RNA polymerase sigma factor, which yields MTDDLTKINSKELFKKYSENKDSYIIREELIKRHLYIAEILSKKYVNRGIDYEDIYQVACIGLIYAVDRYDISKGYEFSSFATPTIIGEIKKYFRDKGWAIRVPRRIQELSKKINVSKNTLSQTLQRTPTVDELAEYLQCSSEEILEAMEASKVYTPHSLDVVLDSNGDDKDINLSELIGEDDKYFTTIENNDFLKKNIEKLNDMEKKILYDRYFNKKTQFEIAKELNISQMTVSRMEKKIIEKFQKELKKIYN from the coding sequence ATGACAGATGATTTAACAAAGATTAATAGCAAGGAACTATTTAAAAAGTATAGTGAAAATAAAGATTCTTATATAATAAGAGAAGAACTTATAAAAAGACATCTTTATATAGCTGAAATATTATCCAAAAAATATGTAAATAGAGGAATCGATTATGAAGATATTTATCAGGTAGCTTGTATAGGACTTATTTACGCTGTAGATAGATATGATATATCAAAAGGATATGAGTTCTCTAGCTTTGCTACGCCTACAATAATAGGAGAGATAAAAAAATATTTCAGAGACAAAGGATGGGCCATAAGAGTACCTAGAAGAATACAAGAGCTTTCAAAGAAAATAAATGTGTCAAAAAATACTTTAAGTCAAACTTTACAGCGAACCCCTACAGTTGACGAGCTGGCAGAGTATTTGCAATGCTCATCAGAGGAAATACTTGAAGCTATGGAAGCTAGCAAGGTATATACCCCTCATTCATTAGATGTAGTACTTGATTCGAATGGTGATGATAAGGATATTAATTTATCAGAGCTAATAGGAGAAGATGATAAGTACTTTACAACAATAGAGAATAATGATTTCTTAAAGAAAAATATAGAAAAATTGAATGATATGGAGAAAAAAATACTCTATGATAGATACTTTAATAAAAAAACTCAATTTGAAATTGCTAAGGAATTGAACATATCTCAAATGACAGTGTCAAGAATGGAGAAAAAAATTATTGAAAAATTTCAAAAAGAGTTAAAGAAGATATACAATTAG
- a CDS encoding uracil-DNA glycosylase, giving the protein MYTLESLEGYCQKCNKCPLHMTRTNVVFGEGNPNASIMFIGEGPGYNEDKQGRPFVGAAGQLFDRMLNAIGLKREDVYIANIVKCRPPNNRNPLAEESESCIEYLRWQVKLVNPKILVCLGAVSAQNIISQDFKITKNRGVWVELGKFYVMPTYHPAALLRDENKKRPAWEDFKNIKKKYEGLKL; this is encoded by the coding sequence ATGTATACCTTAGAAAGTCTAGAGGGATATTGTCAAAAATGTAATAAGTGTCCTTTACATATGACTAGAACAAATGTAGTTTTTGGTGAGGGGAACCCTAATGCTTCCATTATGTTTATCGGAGAAGGACCAGGATACAATGAAGATAAGCAAGGACGTCCATTTGTAGGAGCTGCTGGCCAACTTTTTGATAGGATGCTCAATGCAATAGGACTGAAAAGGGAAGACGTCTATATAGCGAATATAGTTAAGTGTAGACCTCCCAATAATAGAAATCCTTTAGCAGAAGAATCTGAATCATGTATAGAATATTTAAGATGGCAGGTAAAGTTAGTAAATCCTAAAATATTAGTATGCTTAGGAGCTGTATCTGCTCAAAATATAATAAGCCAAGATTTCAAAATAACAAAAAATAGGGGAGTATGGGTAGAGTTAGGTAAATTTTACGTTATGCCAACATATCATCCAGCTGCTTTATTGAGAGATGAAAATAAAAAACGACCTGCATGGGAAGACTTTAAAAATATAAAGAAAAAATATGAGGGATTAAAGCTATAG
- a CDS encoding ATP-binding protein has product MEMVDNFESSFDSIKLNVPNKAEYVSVVRLTTSAIASRMGFDIEEIEDIKVAIAEACTSTLEHSLSSEKENFDINFDMYVDKLVITVKDIGKGFNVDDIKELKVEELGEGGLGIFIINSLMDEVEIINDREKGTEIRMIKYIKDDII; this is encoded by the coding sequence ATGGAAATGGTAGATAATTTTGAGAGTAGCTTTGATAGTATAAAACTTAATGTTCCCAATAAGGCTGAATATGTAAGCGTAGTTAGACTTACAACTTCTGCTATAGCGAGCAGGATGGGATTTGATATAGAAGAAATAGAAGATATTAAAGTAGCTATAGCAGAAGCTTGTACTAGTACATTGGAGCATAGCTTAAGCAGCGAAAAAGAAAACTTTGATATTAACTTCGATATGTATGTGGACAAGTTAGTAATAACAGTAAAGGATATAGGAAAAGGATTTAATGTAGATGATATAAAGGAATTAAAGGTTGAAGAGTTGGGAGAAGGTGGGTTAGGAATATTTATAATCAATTCTCTTATGGATGAAGTTGAAATAATTAATGATAGAGAAAAGGGTACTGAGATAAGAATGATTAAGTATATAAAGGATGATATTATATGA